From the Deltaproteobacteria bacterium genome, the window TCGAGATTCCGCTTCACGTTACGGACAAGGATACGGGTCTCTACTCCATAAAGCGCAGCCAAGTCCTCATCTAACATGACCCTGTGACCTCTGATGAAGACAATCGATGATTCAATATATTCTGTCGGAAGCAAACTCTTTTCCGCCATGCCTCGCGTTGTATCGTACCTCAGGGATTTCCGCTACTTGGAGCCAAGGTTGCTGAAGTAGGGCGCGTATCACGCGCCACTGAACTAGCGCGCTGCGCACGCCCTGCCGCTCTAATCAACAGCCGAGTAGGGCGCGTAGCACGCGCCATCATCTTGTGCGGTCCCAATATTCCATCGATTTTAGGGCTTGCATGTTGTCTCTTTTTTTCCTACATTCCCCTCGCCTCACATTTCGTGCAATTCGTCGGATCAGAT encodes:
- a CDS encoding ORF6N domain-containing protein yields the protein MAEKSLLPTEYIESSIVFIRGHRVMLDEDLAALYGVETRILVRNVKRNLDRFPAHFMFQITSEEHARLKSQFGISKSGRGGRRYLSCVLKKAH